In Apteryx mantelli isolate bAptMan1 chromosome 8, bAptMan1.hap1, whole genome shotgun sequence, the genomic window CTACCTTAGCCACGGAGCAAGTGAAACACTAGTTTGCAGCCTGTAATTCTTTCGacaggttgtttgtttttttttatactgaCACAGATTCCAATTAGAGAAGAAAATTTAGAGTAGCAAACTTGAAGTTGAAAATTCTACTTTTTCAACCCctcttaaaaaagagaaataaatcatCAGATACCTAATTCTTGACACTTTAGGTTTTACACTCAGAAAACCCTACCATGAGAAGCAAACAAATATAACCAAAGACAGAGGCATAAATCTCTGGAGTCTACCAGTAGTTGCTACAACCATTTTCAAGGCAGCTTTTGCTAGATAATTCACTTCAAAATGTGTATGTGCATAAATACACATAAGTACACTAGCAATACAGATATATACTGCCTTCGCTGCATACaaggataattaaaaaaaaaaaaaaaaagtttaatcagGATTCCAAACCTCTGACTTTCCCATCTGTCAGCAAAGCTCAGGCAACTTTGGCTTTGTTTGTGTAACTTAAAAACCTAAACTCAAACATAATCTTCTAGAAACACAGCGCCCACCTCGCCATACTCCTCCTCACCACCTAAGAGCCAGCGCAGCAGCATCGCTGGCTTTGTCCCAGAGACCCCATTCCGCTTGACAAGAAAGAAGTTAATTCATTTTGAAATCTTGCTTCCTAATAAAGATATGGAACAGAAGGACTGCTTTAAAAAAGCTTAAGAAATCGTTTATACACATGATAAAAGAACAGCTGTTTTACACAGTTAATACTGGGTACCTTACAGATTATTTTTCTATACATCTGCCTGTGGCTTGCTTTGCTCGGCAGAGCTGTGGAGGCGCTGCTGCTCTCCTATAATATAATGCATGTTTTCTTATCCTTGAAAGGGTTTTCAGAAGCAGGTATGCCCATTAGCAAAGGATCTTTCTTGGCATGTTCTTCACAATAGAGCATTAGGTCTGCTGAAGCTTTTGACACCTGCAGAAGACaggaagagagaacaaaaaaaaaaagaagtaaaatgacCAAGTATTTCCCCATAACTACTACTACGATCAAATTGACTCAGAGCTGTCTGCAGATACAAGGATTTTGTGTGTGTAGGGAGAGATGCTAGGAAATCATCGTGTTACTTGGGTCCAGACCGCACTTCCCACaaaagacaaaatttcaggggCTTTGTCCGAGGGCTAGCTTTAtccacagagagggaaaaaaagggggaaaaaagatgaaTCTGAGTGCCCTGTTCTTCAAGCTACCCTGGGGTTAGTCTGCGACACAAGGCAAAGGCAATGGTAATGTTCACCTCTGTTATGGCTTTGACAAAAGACTAAAAATAAACAGGAGGTTTCTAACAAGAGCTTTTTATCTCTAAAACTGGGGTTAATATACATTATTCTCAGTATTCCCCAGTATTCTCAGCTGACTCAGTTTCTAGAACACTAAATAAGCTCCTTCCTCTGCACGACACCGTCCCTAATCTTAAGAAAAAGTACCTACACCTAAGAAAAAGTACCTTTGCTGCGTGACTTTGTAACTTTGTTTAGACGGCCTTCAAAAGAGGCTGGACAACGATTTAAGGAGCCAAACAAGTATAATCTGAGCAGGCGATACTACCAACACACCCAATTTCTTAGCCCTTctagacagaaaaaaagtttgGCTTCTTTTCTGCCATAAATTAAAGGAATCCAGTTTCAACTGTCTTCCTTTTTCACAAAGCCCATACACGTTCAAGTTCCTTGCAGATGCAAATTTTAGCCATCCAAACACATACATAACATGCACAAAACTGGAAACACATACCTGCTTCTCATTGCACACATTTGATTTGCACTTCGTATTTCCCTTTGGTTCTTCTACCAGTCCCCAAGATACCTAACTCCTTGAGGATACTTCTTTTAAGCAACCACAAGGATTAGTTTTATTTAGACTTGCAGTGCTGCAACAGAACTGCCAAGTGCCAAGATACCCCATGTGATGTGAAAACGCTGcaatgtgtgtgcgcgtgcacgggcacacacacactcccttaCTGTAACGTGCCATAgctgggggggggaagcgggggggaAAGACACGGAAGAACGTGTTCTCACCTTTATTCTTTCTATGGAGGCTTCTATTCTCAGCTGCTGAACAGTCCTCCGGGCCTGCGCTATGTTATTTGTCGTGTTAGCCGTTTTGCCAGACATTTTCAATTAAATCTTGAAGCTCTGTTACGAAAGACAATTGGTTACTTTTCTGAAAAGTGGCACAGCATGTTAAACTGTTTGTATGTAAAGAGGCAACAGTAATACACTGTAAAAAGTGCTTTTTGTTATTTTACCTAGAGTTGTTAGCTCAGAATCAGCTTGACAACCGAGAGCCTGCAA contains:
- the GNG12 gene encoding guanine nucleotide-binding protein G(I)/G(S)/G(O) subunit gamma-12, with translation MSGKTANTTNNIAQARRTVQQLRIEASIERIKVSKASADLMLYCEEHAKKDPLLMGIPASENPFKDKKTCIIL